From the genome of Fimbriimonadaceae bacterium, one region includes:
- a CDS encoding WD40 repeat domain-containing protein yields MFTVFAAALAMSPVEATLKLVASKPLVGVRAINISAAPTGTKFAITAEDNSVRIYDAATRQLIKTMTGHPQQAMAIAWSQDGTMIATGDESARIFVWSASTGAKLRELRGHQRGIQNLCFNYPRTLLLSTGKDDAMKVWDLSTGKVKATILGKGANFFGGTFKAKGNDIGVGVLNIGGRLYGPDFKVKGFLTGHGGQGVFDIDFNKAGTRALTCGKDGNGAIWDVKAMSRLNYLRGHKDWVVWGNFSPNGKYVATSSTDTTVRVWNIYSYRPELVFENQSSLGSPLAWTGNGKYLITVNLDGFLTVNEIAPAQG; encoded by the coding sequence ATGTTCACTGTTTTCGCTGCCGCGCTCGCGATGTCCCCGGTCGAAGCGACCCTCAAACTCGTCGCGAGCAAGCCGCTGGTCGGCGTCCGCGCGATCAACATCTCGGCCGCACCGACCGGCACCAAGTTCGCCATCACGGCGGAGGACAACTCGGTCCGCATCTACGACGCCGCAACGCGCCAGCTCATCAAGACGATGACCGGCCACCCGCAGCAAGCAATGGCGATCGCATGGAGCCAGGACGGCACGATGATCGCCACGGGCGACGAGTCGGCCCGCATCTTCGTTTGGAGCGCGAGCACCGGCGCAAAGCTGCGGGAACTGCGAGGCCACCAACGCGGCATCCAGAACCTGTGTTTCAACTACCCGCGAACGCTCTTGCTCAGTACGGGAAAGGACGATGCCATGAAGGTCTGGGACCTCTCGACCGGCAAAGTGAAGGCCACGATCCTCGGAAAGGGCGCCAACTTCTTCGGCGGGACGTTCAAGGCCAAGGGGAACGACATCGGGGTCGGCGTTCTCAACATCGGAGGGCGCCTTTACGGTCCTGATTTCAAAGTCAAGGGCTTTCTCACGGGCCACGGCGGCCAAGGGGTCTTCGATATCGACTTCAACAAGGCGGGCACCCGTGCGCTGACGTGCGGCAAGGACGGCAACGGCGCGATTTGGGACGTGAAGGCGATGTCCCGCCTCAACTACCTCCGCGGCCACAAGGACTGGGTGGTTTGGGGCAATTTCTCGCCGAACGGCAAATACGTGGCAACGAGCTCGACGGACACGACGGTCCGTGTTTGGAACATCTACTCCTACCGGCCCGAACTCGTGTTTGAGAACCAGAGCTCGCTGGGTTCGCCCTTGGCGTGGACGGGCAACGGCAAATACCTGATCACGGTCAATCTCGACGGATTCCTCACGGTCAACGAGATCGCTCCGGCCCAGGGCTGA
- a CDS encoding glycosyltransferase family 4 protein, with translation MPTTHDPAKPRVLIPEGYPAPFCFALGQRNVELVRKPLIRGSRVLRALDAVTFVSGRGFDLVHTLNAVPLTARIPYVVTFESYLPRVPDDRYIAWLERVLLPRLHSDQCRALFGFSEFAMRQFRKQLARYPGSEALLEKAEVLYPVAPVRVQGPRPAPTDVLRLLFVGGDFMRKGGPALVRAHEELVRRGVPVETTVVSSLGWSKGDVAGPESRSVVDDEVARLRRSGIQYLPSLTNAQVLEAMAGAHFLALPSVNETFGFVCLEAMGFGVPVLATRTYALPEIVGDAGRLFDLPVDALGKWVGLAKRRTAQYDAMYLDLMDCLGGQMAEAVAELWEGRAAYPELSVAALRQMRSKFDPEQARDRLEATYTRALSRQRAGSEPARARTSADGPANRPAEDTECSRETA, from the coding sequence ATGCCGACGACCCACGATCCTGCCAAGCCGCGCGTGCTGATTCCCGAGGGGTATCCCGCCCCGTTCTGCTTCGCCCTGGGCCAGCGGAACGTGGAGTTGGTGCGCAAGCCGCTCATTCGGGGCTCGCGTGTGCTCCGGGCGCTCGATGCCGTCACGTTCGTTTCGGGGCGCGGATTCGACCTCGTCCACACGCTCAACGCGGTGCCGCTGACCGCTCGAATTCCCTATGTCGTGACGTTCGAGAGCTACCTTCCACGGGTTCCAGACGATCGGTACATCGCGTGGTTGGAACGGGTGCTTCTGCCGCGGCTGCATTCCGACCAGTGCCGCGCCCTCTTCGGCTTTTCCGAGTTCGCCATGCGCCAGTTCCGGAAGCAGCTCGCCAGGTACCCGGGGAGCGAGGCGCTCCTCGAAAAGGCCGAGGTGCTGTATCCGGTCGCCCCGGTGCGCGTCCAAGGGCCACGGCCTGCGCCGACCGATGTTCTCCGGCTCCTGTTCGTCGGCGGTGACTTCATGCGCAAGGGAGGGCCCGCCCTGGTGCGCGCGCACGAGGAGCTTGTGCGCCGGGGAGTCCCGGTGGAGACGACGGTCGTCTCCTCTCTGGGGTGGTCCAAGGGCGACGTCGCGGGACCCGAATCGCGTTCCGTGGTGGACGACGAGGTGGCTCGGCTTCGACGCTCGGGAATCCAGTATCTGCCCTCGCTCACGAACGCGCAGGTGCTCGAGGCGATGGCGGGCGCCCACTTCCTCGCTTTGCCGAGCGTGAACGAGACGTTCGGGTTCGTGTGTCTGGAGGCGATGGGTTTCGGCGTGCCGGTGTTGGCCACCCGTACGTACGCGCTGCCGGAGATCGTCGGCGATGCGGGTCGGCTGTTCGACCTGCCGGTCGACGCGCTCGGCAAGTGGGTCGGCCTCGCCAAGCGGCGAACGGCGCAGTACGATGCGATGTACCTCGACCTGATGGACTGCCTCGGGGGGCAGATGGCCGAGGCCGTCGCCGAACTGTGGGAGGGGCGCGCCGCCTACCCGGAGCTGAGCGTGGCCGCCCTGCGCCAGATGCGTTCCAAATTCGATCCAGAGCAGGCGCGCGACCGTCTGGAAGCGACCTACACAAG